The Silene latifolia isolate original U9 population chromosome Y, ASM4854445v1, whole genome shotgun sequence sequence CCCTAGCTCTTGTATGGAAAAATTTATTATTCTTGTCCCCGTCCTTTAGCATAAACACCCTCGAACGTTGCCTCCAGTATAGCTCCCCTTGCCGTCGTAATTTAACGATCTCAGCCACCAATTTAAGTCTCATATGAACGTTCTCCGCTATTCTGCCCAAAGAGTCCAACCGGCTTAATTGCCTCTGTCTAGCCGTAATTCCACGACTAATTTTATTGATATTCGTACCCTTCCACTTACGCAACTCACTCGCGCACTCCTCCAAAATATCCACCAAATTCCCCCTTCCTCACTCAACCCCTCTCTCTACGGCCTTAGCACATCCTTCTTCCCTGGCCCAAATTTTCTCGAACTTAAACCCACGACCCCCATTCACCCCTTCCTCCCTATTATTTAAGACAAGCTTGATCGGCGCATGATCGGACCATTCTCCGTTGAGGTAAAAAATGCGTGCATATGGAAACATGTCCGTCCATGTAGATGAACACAATGCTCTATCGAGCATACACTGCCTGTTAGCATCTCCAACTTGACCATTATCCCACAAGAAATTGTACCATTCCCAAGGAGGATCACGCAAGCCACATTCGTCAACAGCTGCACGAAAATTGTTCATTTGCCATTGGGGTCTGCTACCTCCCTCATCTCCATTGAGAACAGTATTTCATTAAAATCTCTGATGCAAACCCAAGGTAAATTGGATTGCCTAGTAAGCAGACGAAGAAGCTCCCATGAAATATGGCGATCAGCTAAAACATGCCATCCGTAAAAACCCGTAATTCTCCACTCCCCTTCTGCGCTCTTAACTTTGAAATCCATATGATGATTGGATGCAGACATAAAAGTACAGTCGATCTCTTTTTTCCATAACATTGCTAAACCTCCCGACCTTCCAACACTATCCACCTCGATACCTTAAAAATCATC is a genomic window containing:
- the LOC141628729 gene encoding uncharacterized protein LOC141628729 — its product is MNNFRAAVDECGLRDPPWEWYNFLWDNGQVGDANRQCMLDRALCSSTWTDMFPYARIFYLNGEWSDHAPIKLVLNNREEGVNGGRGFKFEKIWAREEGCAKAVERGVEIAENVHMRLKLVAEIVKLRRQGELYWRQRSRVFMLKDGDKNNKFFHTRARERKRKNYIAKLIDDEGVVRHGDVAVGRVANS